CAAGGCAACCGCCGAGATTCTCGCGCGCGCAGAAACGTTACGGCCGGAGGCGCGGATTTCGGGCGTGATGGTGCAGGCGATGGTGGTGCGGGCGAAGGCGCGCGAGCTCATTCTCGGCCTCGCCGACGATCCGACCTTCGGCACCGTCGTCGTGTTCGGCCGCGGCGGAACGGCGGTCGAGATCATCAACGACAAGGCGCTGGCATTGCCGCCGCTCGATCTGCAACTGGCGCGCAGCCTGATCGAGCACACCCGCGTCTCGCGGCTGCTCCGCGCCTATCGCGACGTTCCGGCGGTGAAGGAAGACGCCGTCGCGATGGTTCTGGTCAAACTGGCGCAGATGGCAGCCGACATTCCCGAAATCCGCGGGCTCGATATCAACCCGTTGCTGGCCGATGAAGCCGGCGTGCTCGCTGTCGACGCCCGCGTCGTGATCGGGCGCGTGGCGCGGAAGTTTCGCGGTTCGGGCCCGGCGAATTTCGCCGTGCGGCCTTATCCCTCGCAATGGCAGCGTCACATCGAGGTCAAGGACGGCTGGCGCGTATACGTTCGTCCGATCCGGCCCGAGGACGAGCCGCTGATCCACGAGATGCTGAAGCACGTCACGATGCAGGATCTGCGGCTGCGGTTCTTCGCCCCGATGAAGGAGTTTTCCCACGAATTCATCGCCCGCCTGACCCAGCTCGATTATGCCAGGGCGATGGCCTTTGTCGCATTCGACGAGGCGACCAGCGAACTGGTCGGCGTGGTCAGGATTCATTCGGACTCGATCTATGAGAGCGGCGAATATGCGATCCTGCTGCGATCAGACCTCAAGGGCAGGGGGCTCGGCTGGACCCTGATGCAGATGATCATCGAATACGCGAAATCGGAAGGGTTGAAAGCCATCTCCGGTGACGTTCTGGCCGAGAACACGGTGATGCTCGCGATGTGCCGAAGCCTCGGCTTCGAGGTGAAGTTGGACCCGGTCGAACACGACATCTGCAATGTCAGGCTGGGGCTTTGAGTCAATCGAGACGCCATTCTCCACGGATGCAGCGGACGTCGCTTTTGCGTTTGCAAATCTGGTTCAACCGGCCGCGCTGCGATCGGCGGTTTGGTATGGCCGAGCTGCGGCAAGTCGGCGCCCCAAAGCGATCATCGGCTTTTCAATGTGCGTCCACATTCGCAAGGATACCCACACACAAAATGCGAGATAGGCAAAGCGCAATGACTCGGCGGACCAACCGGGCCGGCTCGGCTGTGACAAAAAAATAATTGCGACCGCGAACACGAGAACGAACAATCCAGCGCTGTCCGTATCGTCCCAATCGGTGCGCGCGTTCGATTGATGCAGGCTTAATCGTCTCACGACAATATCAAGCAAAATCAGTGCTTTAACTAATGTTTTGGCGGAAGGGGTGGGATTCGAACCCACGGTACCCTTGCGGGCACGCCGGTTTTCAAGACCGGAGCCTTAAACCACTCGGCCACCCTTCCGTTACCGCGAAATCAAGCACTTAGCCGGCGATGGTGCCGAACGCAATGCGAACATGGACCCAGGTTGGACCCAACACGTCACGAACCGAGAAAACCTGACGCGAGTGCGCTGATGGCCGCGGCGAGGGCGTCGTTGGCCTGCTTCGTCCGTCTACGCTTCGTGTAGTTTCTCAACAGCACCGCCGGATCGTCGCCGATGCGCTGCGCCACGGTATGCACTGGAATGCCGGCGTCGAGCAAGGCCGTCGCATGAATTCCCCGCAGATCATGGAAGCGTGTGCTGCCAAAGCCGATCACGCCGGCCCGGCGAGCGAATTCCTTGGAGAAGTTCCGAGGGTTACGCCACGCCGTGAATGAATAATCTGAGCCGGGCGAGGGGACGGCCGGGAACATCAGCGCGCCCTCCGGCAGCCGCACCAGTGCCGGTATGATGTCGGCGCCGTCGGGAACGCCGGCCACGATGCGCAGGTGGCGATTCTTCTCGGCGAGCAGTAGCGCGAGCGTGGTGTCGTCCAGATCGACCGTGCGGCGGCCGCGGGCCGTCTTGGGGCGCTTCCGCCGGACACCATGCTTCTTCGTTTGCTCGAGTGTCCACTCGATCCGAAGCGTTTTCTTCTCGACATCAAGGTCGACCCAGCGCAGCGCCAACAGCTCGTTCCGGCGCGCGCCGGTGGCGGCAGCCAGGGCGATCACGGGATAGAGGGACGAGGCCGAGAAGCCGGCAATCAATTTCGCCAAGTCGGCCTCGCTGAGCCCTTCGCCGATCAGATCAGCGTCATCATCCTCGTCGAGTTCGCGGACCGACGGGATCTGCTTCAGCGAGTCCATCGGGTTGGCGACGATCAGCTTGGTTCGGAAGGCCGTCGCCATGCAGGCGCCCAGGACGATATGCACGTGGTGCTGCGTCCGCGGTGAAGGGCCATCCTGCTGCTTTTCCATGTCAAGGTAGAGTTGGTCGATCTCGCCCGATCGAAGCTGCTGCAGCGGCCGGGCGCTCAGCTTGGGGATAACATGGGTGCGGAGCAGCTCGCTATAACGTTCCAGCGTTCGCTCACCAACCTTCGCCTTCTTGCGGCCTGGCGCACCGGCGTCCAGCCAACTCAAGATCCACTCGCCGACGGTGATCTTGTCTGGCTCGACATGCTGGCCCGCATCGCCAGCGCGCACGAGCTTGCGCAATTCCTTGCGCGCCTCGGTGAGGGTGCCGCGGAACGTTTTTGTGTGACGCTTGCCGGCAACACGGTAGCGGAGCCGAAACACGTTCTCGCCGCGCTCATCAATGCCACCTTCGCCATGTCCTCGCTTGGTCATTGCTTCCCTCCGGTTTTTCCCTGCTCGTACTCGCGAACCTCTTCGACGTAGCTGTTGAAAATCACTTCAGCGGCCTGATTGGGATCTGATTTCAGAGTGGAGGCCTCAGCCGTTGGCGCGGGCTGAGCCTCGAACAGCAAGCGCAGCGTCTCCAGGAAAACCTGATGGGAAAGACGATCTGAATGCCAGTCCGCCCGAGTTGCTCTCCGGACGCGCCGTGCAAGCTCCTCGATTTGACCACTTAGCCTGACGAGATGTTGATCGCGCTGCTGGTCAATCTGCTCTTCGAAAAGCGACCGATACAAGCGATCGCGAATGTTCTGGGAAAG
This portion of the Bradyrhizobium sp. AZCC 2262 genome encodes:
- a CDS encoding tyrosine-type recombinase/integrase, whose amino-acid sequence is MTKRGHGEGGIDERGENVFRLRYRVAGKRHTKTFRGTLTEARKELRKLVRAGDAGQHVEPDKITVGEWILSWLDAGAPGRKKAKVGERTLERYSELLRTHVIPKLSARPLQQLRSGEIDQLYLDMEKQQDGPSPRTQHHVHIVLGACMATAFRTKLIVANPMDSLKQIPSVRELDEDDDADLIGEGLSEADLAKLIAGFSASSLYPVIALAAATGARRNELLALRWVDLDVEKKTLRIEWTLEQTKKHGVRRKRPKTARGRRTVDLDDTTLALLLAEKNRHLRIVAGVPDGADIIPALVRLPEGALMFPAVPSPGSDYSFTAWRNPRNFSKEFARRAGVIGFGSTRFHDLRGIHATALLDAGIPVHTVAQRIGDDPAVLLRNYTKRRRTKQANDALAAAISALASGFLGS